From Pseudobythopirellula maris:
GTTTAGGCGAAATACACAAGCTGCGGCGCAACGGCGGCTAAAGAGACACTTTCCCACCACACGCTCGCCGTTGGTCCTCGTAGACCCCCAGCGACGGATAGAAATTGGCCTCGGTTGTTCTCTGTTCTCAATGACGGGTTCTTAACGGGCGGGGCGACTCGCGACGCCAACGGCGTGCGGCGGTTAACGCCATGCGGGGCGAGGTCGGAGGAGGGCGCCCCACCGAGGGGGCCGTCAAACCCCGCCCGGTCGTCCCATTTTCGCCACGCTGCTGCCGAACTGTCAAGCTTTTGACGCGACGTAAGTCCCTATGGGAATTGCCTCTAACGCGTCTCGAGCCCGGCGCGTGCCGGTTGTTCCTGTGATGACGGTTCGCCGCCCCCACGGGGCATTATTCCGCCCTGGGGACTCTTCGCGCCTGGCCGTAGCCGGGCAACGCGGTTCGAGGCGAACGGCGGGCGGGCGGCTGCGGCCTAAATCAGCAGCGCGTCGAGCTGTTGGCCAGCAGCGAACTCGCCTCCCGCTGCGGGTACTCGCAACAGAGCATTCGCCCCCGCCAAAGCGGCGATATCAGCCGAGCCACGCCACGGCAGCACCTGGGCCACGCCTGCATCGACGCGGGCCGGCAGGTAAGTCTCACGCCCCGGCGGCTGCGAGAACGCCCTGGCGAGCCGCACCGGCGCCGTGGCGGGCTGCACGAAGGGGGCGCCCCCCAGGGCGGCGAGCAGCGGGCGGACAAACAGCGAGAAACCGACCAAACTGCTCACCGGGTTGCCCGGCAGGCCGAAGACCCAGCAGCGGTGGCCGGCCCCCGAGGGGTCGTTCTCGCTCGCGTCGCGAACGCCAAACCAGAGCGGCTTGCCCGGTTTGACGGCGACTTTGTGGAAGACCTTGCGCACGCCGAGTTCGGCCAGCAGGCCGGGGACCAGGTCTTTGTCGCCCGCCGACACGCCGCCGCTCAGCAGCAGCACGTCGGCCCGGGCGAGGCCGGCGCCCAGCGCCAGCCGGAGGGCCTGCGGCGTGTCGACCGCGGCGCCAAGGTCGAGCGGCGTGGCGCCCGCGTCGCGCACCGCGGCGACGAGCATCGGGCCGTTCGAGTTGCGGATCTGGCCCGCCCGGGGCTTCTGGTCGGCGCCCACGAGCTCGTCGCCGGTCGAGAGCACCGCAACCCGCGGGGCGGGGACCACGCTCGGCTCGGCGCAACCCGCCTCGGCCAGCACGGCGATCTCGATCGGCCGCACCCGCGCGCCTTCGGCGACCACCACATCGCCCGCCGCGACCGACTCGCCGCGGCGCATCACGTGCTTGCCCGCGGCGATCGTGGGACCCAAGAACCGGACCCGGCCCTCGCCGAGCGTCTCGCTCCGCTCGACGGGGATCACCGCGTCGGCGCCCGCCGGCAGTGGGGCGCCGGTCATGATGCGCGTCGCTTGCCCCGGCCCGAGGGCGACCGTAGGCACGGCGCCGGCCATGACCGTCTCGACCACCTCGCGTTCGGCCGACGTGTCCGAAGCGACGACCGCAAAGCCGTCCATCATCGCCTTGTCGTGCGGCGGCGAGTCGACATCGCTCACCGCTTCCTCGGCCAACAGGCAACCTAACGCCGTCTTGAGCGCCACGCGGCGCGGCTCCAAGGACCGGGCTTCGGCCGTCACTAGGGCGAGCGCTTCGTCAACGGTGAGGAGTTCCGACATACAAACTAGCCGCAGATGAACGCGGATGCACAACGCTAGGCAAACGACTATCGGCTAGCAAGGAATCGCGGGTCCTACGCAAATCATCCGCGTGCATCTGCGCCGATCTGCGGCTGATTCACAATTCTAAGAAGCGCTTCAGCAGCTGGCTGCCCTGGTGCGTGAGAAAACTCTCCGGGTGGAACTGCACGCCGAACAGCGGCAGTTCCTTGTGCTCAACGGCCATGATCTCGCGGCCGCCGTGCGGCTCGTCGCACCAGGCGGTGGCGACCAGCTCATCGGGCAGCGTGTTGGGGTCGATCACCAGGCTGTGGTAGCGGGTCGCCTGGAACGGGTTGTCGAGGCCCGCGAGCAGCCGGCTCCCCTCGGCGTAGTGGATCTGATCGGTCTTGCCGTGCATCAGGTTCTTGGCCCGCACGATCGTGGCGCCGAGCGCCTGGGCGATCGATTGATGCCCGAGGCAGACGCCCAGCAGCGGCAGCTTGCCGGCGAAATGCTGGACGCACTCGACCGAAACGCCCGCCTCGCTCGGGGTGCAGGGCCCGGGCGAGACGATCAGCCGGTCGGGCTTCATGGCCGCCAGCTCTTCGACCGTGTGCTCGTCGTTGCGCACCACGCGGATGTCGAGCGAGGGGTCGATCTCGCCCAGCCGCTGCACGAGGTTGAACGTGAATGAATCGTAGTTGTCGACAATCAGGATCATGGCAGTGAGTTTATCGGGACAGCGCCCGCAAAGCCAACGGGGCGTGGGCTATGGACTGTGGGAGGCGTCTCCGACGCCGATATCGGCTTCGGAGCTTATCAGGCTAGCAGCGCGTCATCGGCGTCGGAGACGCCTCCCACAGCGGAACGATTGTGAGGGCGGACACGGTGAGGGTGGAAGTTTACGCGATGCGTGGTCCAATAGAGCCTCTTCCCGAGTCCCCAGGTCCAGGCGTTCCATGGCGAAAAAAGGCACCGCGGTCCCGCTCTCCGAACTCGAACAGGCCGTCTCCGACCGCGAGGCGGAGGACCTGGTCACCCGGCTCTTGGCCACCCGCGGCGGCAGCGGCTGCGAGGCGGAGGTGATGGCGATCGTGGCGTCGGAGCTGGCGAAGGCGGGCCTGCCGGAGGGCAAGCTCAGTCACGACACGGCCCACCGCCGCAGTGTTCACGGCGGCGAGATCGGCAACGCCATCCTCCGCATGCCCGGCAAGCGGAAGGGCCCCCGCCGGCTCTTCTCGGCCCACACCGACACGGTGCCGATCTGCCTCGGCGCCCGGCCGGTGAAGAAGAACGGCTTTATCACCTCCAGCGACCCCGCCACGGGCCTGGGGGCCGACGACCGCTCGGGCACGGCCGTGCTGCTCACGACCGCGATCGCGCTGCTCCGCACCGGCGCGGCGCACCTGCCGCTCACTCTGCTGTGGCTCGTGCAGGAAGAGACCGGCCTGCACGGCGCGAAGAACGTGACCGTCTCGAAGCTCGGCGGCGCCGAAGAGGGCTACAACTTCGACGGCGGGGACTCGGCCAAGCTGCGTGTCGGCGCCACCGGGGCGTTCCGGCTCGACATCACGGTGAGCGGCATCCCGAGCCACGCCGGCATGGCGCCCGAGAAGGGGGTGAGCGCCATCGCTATCGCTTCGGTGGCGATCGCCGACCTCGTGGAGAACGGCTGGCAGGGGCTCATCGAGAAGGGCAAGAAGACCGGCACGAGCAACATCGGCGTGTTCCACGGCGGCGAGGCGACCAACGTGCTCACCGACCGCGTGAAGCTCCGCGGCGAGGCCCGCAGCCACGACCCGGCGTTCCGCAAGCGGATCGTCTCGGAGATCGAGAAGGCGTTCGCCCGCGCGGCCAAGAAGCTCAAGACCAGCGAAGGACGCCGTGGCGCCGTCGCCATTGAGGTGCGGCAGGACTACGAGTCGTTCCGGCTGAAAGATTCCGACCCGGTGGTTGTCGCCGCCACGATGGCGATCGAACACTGCTGCGGCGTTTCGGACCCGGTGATGGCCGTGGCCAACGGCGGGTTGGACGCCAACTGGCTCACCGCCCACGGCGTGCCGACCGTGACCATGGGTTGTGGCCAGGAGAACATCCACACCGTGGACGAGCGGCTCAACCTGAAGGACTTCCACTTGGCGCGGCGCATCGCCCTGCGACTGGCGACCAGTCCCTGACCCCCGACCCCTGCCCCCTCCCCCTCTCTTGAATCCCGACGACGAACTCTGCCTCTGCTTCCACGTCTCGCGTCGCAAGGTGGAGAACTACCTGCGGGTCGAGCGGGTGCGGGCCGCCTCGCAGCTCTCCGAGTGCCACGGCGCCGGCACGGGCTGCGGCTGGTGCCGGCCGTTCCTGCGGCGGCTTTTCGAGGCCCACTGTGCTAGTACGTCAGGGGCGGAAACGGCCGCCGAACTGCCGACGCCCGAGGCGTACGCCGCGGAGCGGGCGGACTACGTCCGCCAAGGCGGCGGCGCCCCGCCGCCCGGCGCCACGCCGATCGAGTAGCAGCGTCAAGTAAGCGCCTCGCCCCAAGAAAACAGCGAGCCGGGGGCGTAAGCCCCCGGTGTCTTCAGCGCACCGCCGTGTGCTGCTAGCACAGCGGGGGCTTACGCCCCCGGCTCGCCCTCTTTTGGCATGGGGAGCTGCGGGGGCTCTGCAAATCGCGGCAAGTCAGGCTTGGCTCGCTGGGCGAGAATCCTCTATAAGCCCACCCCGTATTTACCGACACGCTTGGGAAAGGACTCCCCCGATGACGCTCGACGCCGCCGTGCTGGTGCGCCAAATCACCGAACTCCAGGCCGAAGCCGTCGTGCGCTGGCACGTGCTCGACGGGCGCCAGCACCCGCTCGACAACCCGTACACCGGCCTGCTCTCGGTTGCCTGCCAGCAGCACCAGTTCAATTACCAGCTGTGGCACGAGGAAGACGTGGCCCGGCGCCGCGACGTAACCGACGAGCGGATCGCCCAGGTCAAGCGCGCGATCGACGGCTTCAATCAGCAGCGCAACGACTGGATCGAGCGCATCGACGAGACGCTGATCGGCTCGCTCGGCGCGTGGGGCGTCGAGCCCGTCGAAGGAGCGCGGCTCAACACCGAGACCCCCGGCTCGGCCGTCGACCGGCTGTCGATCATGTCGCTCCGTGTATTCCACCTGGAGGAAGAGCTCAGCCGCGACGGCGTCGACCGGGCGCACGTGGAGAAGGTCCGCACGAAACTCGCCCGCTGCGAGGAGCAGGCGGCCGATCTGGCCCACTCGCTCACCGAGCTGCTCGAAGACATCTTCGCCGGCCGCAAGCTGCTGAAGGTCTACCGCCAGATGAAGATGTACAATGACCCGACGCTCAACCCGTACCTGAACGGCGCGGCCCGCAAAGCGGGCTGACGGGGCCAACCCACAGGGGGCGTCAGCCGTCGTGGTGTTGGTAGTGGCGGCTCGTGGCATGGCCCGCCGGATGCGACCATTGCGGCGCGTAGCGCTGCACCGGCTTGCCTAGCAGCTTGCTGAGCACGTACAGGATCAGCAGCGAGCCGACGAACGTCACGACGATGTTGATCGTGAAGTTCGCGATATCGCCCCGCGCCAACCCGAGGAAGTGACCCGAGCACGACCCGGTCGCGAGCACGATGTACGGGTTGTCGATATTCAGGCTGATGAGCTCGTCGAACAACCGCACAAACCCGCCGAAGAATACCGCGTAAACAATCGCGGCGTAGATGCCCCCCTCGGCGGCGGCGTACCCTAGCACGCCTGGCGGCAGCGTGATCTTGCTGTGGTCGACCCCCTGGATCTGGGCGAGGGACGCCAGGTCGTTCGCCAATGGCTTGGGCTTGTCCTCCCACATCATGCGGGGGACGAATTGGATCACCATCTGACGGAGTGAAAACAGGTGGCGCATCTCGTTGGGTCGTGGGTAGTTTTCCACGCACCACATGGCCGCCGAACCGCAGGTCTGCCCGCTCAGCACGTCCTTGGCGCCCGAGCTGGCGTCTGACTGGGTCATCGACTTGAAGGTCTGAGAGAGGCTCCATCCCTCGGCGCGGGTTTCGCCGCGCATCGCCGTGAATGCCGACACGACCAGCAGCGTGGCCAGCAACATCGGCGAAGTCCAGATCAGCACCCGCAGCGGGTTGAGGTTGCGGCCGTAGCGGTAATAGACGCCCCACACGAGCCCGAATCCGACGGCGAGGATCGAACGCCTGCCAAAGGCGCCCCAGATCGCCACGCCCATGCAAATGCTGAACACCAGCAAGCCGACCGCCACGACCAGCGGATTAAACGACCGCTTTGCCCACACCCATCCGATCATGCCACACGCGATCGCCGCGAGGCCGATCGAGAGGTGGTAGAGGACCGACGAGATCACGGGGATCGGCGGAGCGAGACGGATCAGGATCACCGCTCCGCTAATGCAGAGCGACAGCGTGAGCAGCAGGTAGTCAGACGAATCGGTCGCCTTCGGGCTGATCTTACGCGCCAGCCACTTGAAGCCCACGCCGTAGTGGTAGGCGATCAGGAAGCAAGGGATAAACACGCAGGCGTACCCCAGGAGCACCGAAGCGGCCGAGTTGATCCGCTCGACCTGGAACATGCCGGTCATCTGCGTGCTGACCACCACCGCCGGGTTGTAGAGCTGATAGACAATAAAGCCACCCAGGTACAAGTTGCGCACGCTGAGCAGCTCCACCTGGCGTTTGAGGCCCTGATAGACCATCAGCGCAA
This genomic window contains:
- a CDS encoding M20/M25/M40 family metallo-hydrolase → MAKKGTAVPLSELEQAVSDREAEDLVTRLLATRGGSGCEAEVMAIVASELAKAGLPEGKLSHDTAHRRSVHGGEIGNAILRMPGKRKGPRRLFSAHTDTVPICLGARPVKKNGFITSSDPATGLGADDRSGTAVLLTTAIALLRTGAAHLPLTLLWLVQEETGLHGAKNVTVSKLGGAEEGYNFDGGDSAKLRVGATGAFRLDITVSGIPSHAGMAPEKGVSAIAIASVAIADLVENGWQGLIEKGKKTGTSNIGVFHGGEATNVLTDRVKLRGEARSHDPAFRKRIVSEIEKAFARAAKKLKTSEGRRGAVAIEVRQDYESFRLKDSDPVVVAATMAIEHCCGVSDPVMAVANGGLDANWLTAHGVPTVTMGCGQENIHTVDERLNLKDFHLARRIALRLATSP
- a CDS encoding DUF4254 domain-containing protein — its product is MTLDAAVLVRQITELQAEAVVRWHVLDGRQHPLDNPYTGLLSVACQQHQFNYQLWHEEDVARRRDVTDERIAQVKRAIDGFNQQRNDWIERIDETLIGSLGAWGVEPVEGARLNTETPGSAVDRLSIMSLRVFHLEEELSRDGVDRAHVEKVRTKLARCEEQAADLAHSLTELLEDIFAGRKLLKVYRQMKMYNDPTLNPYLNGAARKAG
- a CDS encoding (2Fe-2S)-binding protein, encoding MNPDDELCLCFHVSRRKVENYLRVERVRAASQLSECHGAGTGCGWCRPFLRRLFEAHCASTSGAETAAELPTPEAYAAERADYVRQGGGAPPPGATPIE
- a CDS encoding anthranilate synthase component II: MILIVDNYDSFTFNLVQRLGEIDPSLDIRVVRNDEHTVEELAAMKPDRLIVSPGPCTPSEAGVSVECVQHFAGKLPLLGVCLGHQSIAQALGATIVRAKNLMHGKTDQIHYAEGSRLLAGLDNPFQATRYHSLVIDPNTLPDELVATAWCDEPHGGREIMAVEHKELPLFGVQFHPESFLTHQGSQLLKRFLEL
- a CDS encoding molybdopterin molybdotransferase MoeA; translation: MSELLTVDEALALVTAEARSLEPRRVALKTALGCLLAEEAVSDVDSPPHDKAMMDGFAVVASDTSAEREVVETVMAGAVPTVALGPGQATRIMTGAPLPAGADAVIPVERSETLGEGRVRFLGPTIAAGKHVMRRGESVAAGDVVVAEGARVRPIEIAVLAEAGCAEPSVVPAPRVAVLSTGDELVGADQKPRAGQIRNSNGPMLVAAVRDAGATPLDLGAAVDTPQALRLALGAGLARADVLLLSGGVSAGDKDLVPGLLAELGVRKVFHKVAVKPGKPLWFGVRDASENDPSGAGHRCWVFGLPGNPVSSLVGFSLFVRPLLAALGGAPFVQPATAPVRLARAFSQPPGRETYLPARVDAGVAQVLPWRGSADIAALAGANALLRVPAAGGEFAAGQQLDALLI